From Luteitalea sp., the proteins below share one genomic window:
- a CDS encoding tetratricopeptide repeat protein translates to MKTMLVAMVLAALVPPAALAQQRTERGERRTAAETHRNRAVELLKRGDLRAALPHVEEAIRLDPNDAVSHDNLGVILAETGRVADAEAHFRKAVALNPASAEAHYHLGLAQDRLGRTSDAIAGFEEALRLDADLTPARYLLSGVLRKQGDTEGAIRLLRDVIEREPTFAEARYNLGLLLQSRDPAAAITSLRTAHELQPNDPSAALALGIAYAEKPDLKAAVETLGAAVRLDPANPDAHYNLGLALAQAGRLSDAAKALGDALRLRPDEARARRALGVALQRSGDAKAAARELRVAVERDPDDPEAHNMLGVVLLTLGAVDEALMHLQRAIEANPKLIKAHRTLAQAYYRLGKRDQAMRSARQAEALRDEEARVGRAMILTQSAAQHLERGDVDNALGQLRKAVSMSPNAADTHLLLGRAIRKSGGDPQDAAAALQRAIELDPSNAQAHYEAALLLEDQGQDAQALEELRLAASVAPSFTPARLRLAEALLDAGGSREAARHARAVLLWAPDDAAARRLLDAALRADSDAVR, encoded by the coding sequence GTGAAGACAATGCTCGTGGCGATGGTGCTCGCAGCGCTGGTCCCGCCCGCCGCGCTCGCTCAACAACGGACCGAGCGAGGCGAGCGGCGCACCGCTGCTGAAACGCATCGCAACCGCGCCGTCGAGCTCTTGAAGCGCGGAGATCTTCGAGCCGCGCTGCCTCATGTTGAAGAGGCGATTCGGCTCGATCCGAACGACGCTGTTTCCCATGACAATCTCGGCGTCATTCTGGCAGAGACAGGACGCGTCGCCGACGCCGAGGCGCACTTTCGAAAGGCCGTCGCGCTGAACCCGGCGTCGGCGGAGGCGCACTATCACCTCGGCCTCGCCCAGGATCGTTTGGGACGCACGAGCGACGCGATCGCCGGTTTCGAGGAAGCGCTACGGCTCGACGCTGATTTGACGCCAGCGCGCTATCTCTTGAGCGGGGTGCTGCGCAAACAGGGCGACACGGAAGGGGCGATCCGCCTGCTGCGCGACGTGATTGAGCGCGAGCCGACGTTCGCCGAAGCGCGCTACAACCTCGGTCTGCTGCTCCAGTCCCGCGATCCAGCGGCGGCGATCACCTCGCTGCGAACCGCGCACGAGCTGCAGCCGAACGATCCATCGGCGGCGCTCGCGCTCGGCATCGCCTATGCGGAGAAACCGGATCTGAAGGCGGCCGTCGAGACGCTCGGCGCTGCTGTCCGCCTCGATCCGGCCAATCCGGATGCGCATTACAATCTCGGCCTCGCCTTGGCGCAGGCGGGACGGCTTTCCGACGCGGCGAAAGCACTTGGCGACGCGCTTCGGTTGCGTCCAGACGAGGCGCGTGCCCGACGTGCCCTGGGCGTGGCGCTGCAGCGAAGCGGCGACGCGAAGGCTGCGGCGCGCGAGCTGCGTGTGGCGGTCGAGCGCGATCCAGACGACCCCGAGGCGCACAACATGCTGGGCGTGGTGCTTCTCACGTTGGGTGCCGTCGACGAGGCCCTCATGCATCTGCAGCGGGCGATCGAGGCGAATCCAAAGCTTATCAAGGCTCACCGCACGCTCGCTCAGGCGTACTACAGACTGGGAAAGCGCGACCAAGCGATGCGGTCGGCGCGCCAGGCCGAGGCACTGAGGGATGAGGAGGCTCGCGTGGGCCGCGCCATGATCCTGACGCAGTCGGCGGCACAACACCTGGAGCGGGGCGACGTTGACAATGCACTTGGTCAACTGCGCAAGGCGGTCTCGATGAGCCCGAACGCGGCGGATACGCATCTACTGCTGGGCCGAGCCATTCGAAAATCCGGCGGCGACCCCCAAGACGCGGCTGCCGCGCTGCAGCGCGCCATAGAGCTGGACCCAAGCAACGCGCAGGCACACTATGAGGCTGCCCTGCTGCTCGAGGATCAGGGCCAAGATGCGCAGGCGCTCGAAGAGCTTCGACTCGCCGCGAGCGTCGCGCCCAGCTTCACACCCGCACGCCTTCGCCTGGCGGAGGCGCTGCTCGATGCCGGCGGGTCACGTGAGGCCGCTCGGCATGCCCGAGCCGTGCTGCTTTGGGCTCCTGATGATGCTGCGGCGCGGCGGTTGCTCGATGCTGCGCTCCGGGCCGACAGCGATGCCGTTCGGTGA